The proteins below are encoded in one region of Sedimentibacter sp. zth1:
- a CDS encoding sugar-binding transcriptional regulator, with protein sequence MDCKKMFELQKNIVPEIVSTLNERYNILKCIESNQPIGRRLLSTKLDKTERIIRTEIDKLKNMELINSISSGMILTDLGKNLLIELDDLMFDLKNIANLESKLKNKLKINEVFIVSGNTSIDEHGSTKFGRKAADIILKKIKNNDIVGIAGGTTMALIADHMKRNDNISNITIVPARGALNEELKLQANTVACNFAHKINANYKLLHIPDDLSENELQVVKENETIHEVFDYINNVNVLIFGLGNAHDMAIRRKANNDILNTIEKEKLVAETFGYFFNSKGEMKLQMNSVGIDLIKIENVENSIAVAVGKEKADVILAFSNFHKNFSLITDESTAREILNINI encoded by the coding sequence ATGGATTGTAAAAAAATGTTTGAACTACAAAAAAATATAGTTCCAGAAATAGTGAGTACTTTAAATGAAAGATACAATATTTTGAAATGTATTGAAAGTAATCAACCAATTGGAAGAAGGTTATTATCTACTAAGCTTGATAAAACAGAAAGGATAATAAGAACAGAGATTGACAAGCTAAAAAATATGGAATTAATTAATTCTATAAGTTCAGGTATGATATTGACTGATTTGGGGAAAAATTTATTAATTGAATTAGATGATTTAATGTTTGATTTAAAAAATATAGCTAATTTAGAAAGTAAACTTAAAAATAAATTGAAAATTAATGAGGTTTTCATTGTTTCGGGTAATACAAGTATAGATGAGCATGGAAGTACCAAGTTTGGTAGAAAAGCAGCAGATATAATACTCAAAAAAATTAAAAATAATGATATTGTGGGTATAGCTGGTGGAACAACTATGGCTTTGATAGCAGATCATATGAAAAGAAATGACAATATAAGCAATATCACGATTGTTCCTGCAAGAGGAGCGTTAAATGAAGAGTTGAAATTACAAGCTAATACCGTTGCATGTAATTTTGCTCATAAAATAAATGCAAATTACAAACTTTTGCATATACCTGATGATTTAAGTGAAAATGAACTTCAGGTAGTAAAAGAAAATGAAACCATACATGAAGTTTTTGACTATATAAACAACGTAAATGTTTTAATATTTGGTCTTGGAAATGCACATGATATGGCTATAAGACGAAAAGCAAATAATGATATATTAAATACTATTGAAAAAGAAAAACTAGTAGCAGAAACTTTTGGTTATTTTTTTAATAGTAAAGGTGAAATGAAGCTGCAGATGAATTCTGTTGGTATAGATTTAATTAAAATTGAAAATGTTGAAAATTCTATTGCAGTTGCTGTTGGTAAAGAAAAAGCTGACGTGATTTTAGCATTTTCTAATTTTCATAAGAATTTTAGTCTAATTACTGATGAATCAACTGCACGCGAAATATTAAACATAAACATTTAA